The Naumovozyma dairenensis CBS 421 chromosome 1, complete genome genome includes a region encoding these proteins:
- the PIG2 gene encoding putative protein phosphatase regulator PIG2 (similar to Saccharomyces cerevisiae GIP2 (YER054C) and PIG2 (YIL045W); ancestral locus Anc_7.230), producing MNTTNVLGHHADLTTKRPALSAHAAAASTTAATNSISNSNSKQINTTNLTIPSSSNDDRISTPYDDDDAAGGISPTSKAPPSPSLSPSYTFNKGNNTPSRTFPPMENFHILNSKNIAIATAFNGSNINNIASPIPDFNKSNSRSNINYNITSNSNSSSNSPTPSQLPFNSLSFLHKPKRVSQMKMNNLPKEQLERNTNMNKDLQSNTNYSSNTTTFPGYQQLPSPPLTDNTFSPSYYKNSYYFNDTEPTTTTSKEEEEEYDGISPLTKSKIPPTTNGISEQSTLDYYKPVYKKSGELLKPSLKRRSQSLPITPNHSILNMKGKHPSNNKGMMINGRIQLSRSKSVHFDNKLPTKYFSKDESPIIVSASHEETNILNFKPKPLQRSVCYEDGEDVEDEEGEEDVSSRKKKSLKKLLNLSDDDEDDDHDDDNDERTDGIFNLRLEKLILNDRHSSISKSTPIRTKKKYTADNDSDEDDGKIRDYENGLGGFVTFNPPVTNGKTIVGLYNRNFPILSNKNPKSLKLNIFVNYSRGKKVFLQDLNLHIQHDYVNNGHSLPSQTATLKNKYIMGRVLVENIYFDKNVVVRYTWDHWNSFQEIQAIFVSNAKQILPGSNMDVFKFLIDDVNKFDNKCHLEFCIQYVTRNDTERKEFWDNNDNKNYTVDVVLDGFKNPFANTII from the coding sequence ATGAATACAACAAATGTTCTAGGCCATCATGCAGATCTCACTACGAAGAGACCTGCTTTATCTGCTCATGCCGCTGCTGCCTCTACTACCGCTGCTACAAATAGTATATccaatagtaatagtaagCAAATCAATACTACAAACCTAACCATACCCAGCAGCAGTAACGATGATAGGATTTCAACCCCTtacgatgatgatgatgctgcTGGAGGGATTTCTCCAACTTCGAAGGCACCTCCTTCTCCTTCATTGTCACCTTCCTATACTTTCAATAAGGGAAATAATACTCCATCAAGAACTTTTCCTCCTATGGAAAACTTTCATATACTCAATTCTAAAAATATCGCCATTGCAACCGCATTCAATGGTAGCAACATTAATAACATTGCATCACCTATTCCagatttcaataaatcaaattcaagatcTAATATCAATTATAACATTACTTCCAACTCAAACTCAAGTTCAAACTCTCCAACTCCATCACAATTACcattcaattctttgaGCTTCTTACATAAACCAAAAAGAGTAAgtcaaatgaaaatgaacaatTTACCTAAAGAACAACTAGAAAGAAATACAAACATGAATAAGGACCTTCAATCAAACACTAACTATTCCAGCAACACAACCACATTCCCAGGCTATCAACAACTACCTAGTCCGCCACTAACAGACAACACCTTCTCTCCCtcatattataaaaatagttattatttcaaCGATACAGAACCCACAACCACAACAtcaaaggaagaagaagaagaatacgATGGTATATCCCCACTAACCAAATCCAAGATACCACCAACAACAAACGGCATCTCTGAACAATCTACACTGGATTACTACAAACCAGTATACAAAAAATCAGGAGAATTATTAAAGCCATCTCTGAAAAGAAGATCCCAATCCTTACCAATAACACCAAATCATTCAATCCTTAACATGAAGGGTAAACACCCCTCGAATAACAAAGGGATGATGATTAATGGAAGAATCCAATTGTCAAGGAGTAAGAGTGTACATTTCGATAATAAGTTGCCTACTAAATACTTCTCCAAAGATGAATCTCCAATTATCGTTAGTGCATCACATGAAGAGactaatattttgaattttaaaCCAAAACCTTTACAACGTTCTGTTTGTTACGAAGATGGAGAAGACGTCGAAGACGAGGAAGGCGAGGAAGATGTTTCTAGtaggaagaagaaatctttgaagaaattgttgaatttaagtgatgatgatgaggacGATGACcatgatgatgacaatGATGAACGAACTGATggaattttcaatttgagacttgaaaaattgatcCTCAATGATAGACATAGTTCTATCTCTAAGTCTACACCAATTCgtacaaagaaaaaatatactgCTGATAACGACagtgatgaagatgatgggAAGATAAGGGATTACGAAAATGGTCTCGGTGGGTTTGTTACTTTTAATCCACCGGTAACCAATGGGAAAACAATAGTCGGATTGTATAACAGAAATTTCCCAATTTTAAGTAATAAGAATCCAAAGAGtttgaaattgaacatCTTTGTTAATTATTCACGTGGTAAGAAAGTTTTCCTACAGGATTTGAATTTACATATTCAGCATGATTATGTAAATAATGGGCATTCATTACCAAGTCAAACGgcaactttgaaaaataaatatattatggGTAGAGTTCTTGtggaaaatatttattttgataaGAATGTCGTAGTGCGGTATACATGGGATCACTGGAATTCATTCCAAGAAATTCAAGCAATTTTTGTTAGTAATGCAAAGCAAATCTTACCGGGTTCCAACATGgatgttttcaaattcttaattgatgatgttaataaattcGATAATAAATGTCATTTGGAATTTTGTATTCAATATGTAACGAGAAATGATacagaaagaaaagaattttgggataataatgata
- the MET30 gene encoding ubiquitin-binding SDF ubiquitin ligase complex subunit MET30 (similar to Saccharomyces cerevisiae MET30 (YIL046W); ancestral locus Anc_7.231) gives MLTELVNNTSKNNNNNTNSNSNSNNNEKIINNLNNGHIASSMLSSPNKRKIDAIIDSNSNSNSNSNSNSKMTNSIQDNTSLSSETHDQTHEQRLPTPKKVKSIKKQLKESSLSTNLSSKTLPEFNFTKFCYRHNPDIQKSPTHTSCYEHDIQKFKEINENINKLENNQEKIEINKIINKFKFSNDKIRKLIIDGILTSSCFPQLSYISTQLTKIIKIDFISILPKELSLKILSYLDCQSLCNSTSVCKKWKLLADDDRVWYHMCEQHIDRKCPNCGWGLPLLHMKRARFIKSNTCPTNMAPSMNGSPNNNNNNNNTACSIVAASNAKINNTRPWKVIYRERFKVESNWRKGICQIQEFKGHLDGVLTLQFNYRLLFTGSYDSTIAIWDLCSNKLIRRLSGHTDGVKTLHFDDQKLVTGSLDKTIRVWNYKTGQCISTYRGHTDSIMSVDSYKKIIVSGSADKTIKVWHVESRTCYTLRGHTEWVNCVKLHPKSFTCFSGSDDTTIRMWDIRTNSCLKIFKGHVGQVQKVIPLTIIDVENLVTDSEDITASDDDVAMTNDTTTNEPTTNNNDNANGVDENLPQTQTLDESIPYPTHLLSCSLDNTIKLWDVKTGKCIRTQFGHVEGVWDIAADNFRIISGSHDGSIKIWDLQSGKCMHTFHGKKLQPQDDSNSNNNNNGNNNNINNNNNNNTHEASNNGTTANNTSPIPTAINKFLQFHVLELVIRNSLAVMKLVVSKCINLINEKHSMIRTLTRYTSKKKSSHYFLF, from the coding sequence ATGTTAACAGAACTGGTTAATAACACatctaaaaataataataataataccaatagCAATAGCAATAGCAATAACAACgagaagataataaataatttgaataatggCCATATAGCATCATCTATGTTATCCTCAccaaataaaagaaaaattgatgCTATAAtagattcaaattcaaattcaaattcaaattcaaattcaaattctaaGATGACAAACTCAATACAAGACAACacatctttatcatctGAAACACATGATCAAACCCATGAACAAAGACTCCCGACACCCAAAAAGGTCAAATCCATTAAAAAACAACTTAaagaatcatcattatctaccaatttatcatcaaaaACATTGCctgaatttaattttacCAAATTCTGTTATAGACATAACCcagatattcaaaaatcaCCAACTCATACATCATGTTATGAACatgatattcaaaaattcaaagaaattaatgaaaatataaataaattagaaaataatcaagaaaaaattgaaatcaacaaaattataaataaattcaaattttcaaatgataaaattagaaaattaaTCATAGATGGTATATTAACATCATCATGTTTCCCACAATTATCATACATTTCAACACAACTTActaaaatcatcaaaataGATTTCATATCCATTTTACCAAAGGAattatctttgaaaattttatcaTATTTGGATTGTCAATCATTATGTAATTCAACAAGTGTTTGtaaaaaatggaaattattAGCTGATGACGATAGAGTTTGGTATCACATGTGTGAACAACATATTGATAGGAAATGTCCCAATTGCGGTTGGGGGTTACCACTCTTACATATGAAAAGAGcaagatttattaaaagTAATACATGTCCCACAAATATGGCACCCTCCATGAACGGATCTCctaataacaacaataacaacaacaacaccGCGTGTTCCATTGTAGCAGCATCAAATGCGAAAATTAATAACACTAGACCATGGAAAGTTATCTATAGAGAAAGGTTCAAAGTGGAATCAAATTGGAGGAAAGGTATTTgtcaaattcaagaatttaaagGTCATTTGGATGGTGTCCTAACGTTACAATTCAAttatagattattattcaCTGGATCATATGATTCTACCATTGCCATTTGGGATCTTTgttcaaataaattaattagaAGATTATCAGGTCATACAGATGGTGTAAAGACATTACATTTTGATGATCAAAAATTGGTCACCGGATCATTAGATAAGACTATTAGAGTTTGGAATTATAAGACAGGTCAATGTATTTCCACTTATAGAGGTCATACAGATTCCATTATGAGTGTTGATTCTTATAAGAAGATCATTGTCTCAGGAAGTGCAGATAAGACTATTAAAGTTTGGCATGTAGAATCAAGAACTTGTTATACATTGAGAGGTCATACTGAATGGGTTAATTGTGTTAAATTGCATCCAAAGAGTTTCACTTGTTTTAGTGGTAGTGATGATACTACCATTAGAATGTGGGATATTAGAACAAATTCatgtttgaaaatttttaaagGTCATGTGGGACAAGTTCAAAAAGTTATCCCATTAACTATTATTGATGTCGAGAATTTAGTTACTGATAGTGAAGATATCACTGctagtgatgatgatgttgcGATGACAAATGATACCACCACGAATGAACCTactacaaataataatgataatgcaAACGGagttgatgaaaatttacCACAAACACAAACCTTAGATGAATCTATACCCTATCCAACtcatttattatcatgTTCATTAGATAACACCATTAAATTATGGGATGTGAAAACTGGGAAATGTATCAGAACACAATTCGGACACGTAGAAGGTGTTTGGGATATCGCTGCTGATAATTTCAGAATTATAAGTGGATCTCATGATGGTAGTATCAAAATTTGGGATTTACAAAGTGGGAAATGTATGCATACTTTCCATGGTAAGAAATTACAACCACAGGATGACTCAAATtctaataacaacaacaatggtaataataataatattaataataataataataataatacacaTGAGGCAAGTAATAACGGTACAACTGCAAATAATACGAGCCCAATTCCAACTGCAATAAATAAGTTTCTCCAATTTCATGTGTTGGAATTGGTGATTCGGAATTCTTTAGCGGTGATGAAGTTGGTTGTGTCAAAATGTATAAATTTGATTAACGAAAAGCACAGTATGATCAGAACACTAACAAGATATAcgtcaaaaaaaaaaagttctcattatttcctcttttga